From Microbacterium sp. LWH11-1.2, one genomic window encodes:
- a CDS encoding hydrolase, with translation MFAVTFFDGEGWREGVVEADDDGQMLLREVALPADLPRLDGVIVGGFTDHHVHLQLVDADLLADSVLGRVVDLGGNVEVLAQLAVHNSARTSPNSISPPGSARFGEVLAELRTPLGPTVEFAGAFLTPPGGYPSDRDWAPSGSFREIASTDDAAAAVAEMADAGATRIKVASNSDAGPVFDDDLLRTIIELAAARDLPVVVHAQGPAEAQRAARLGAAALAHAPFSERLSDEEIAVQAASVRWISTLAIHDDPERATAIDNVRRFHAAGGTVLYGTDMGNGPTPVDLHPGEVAALREAGIDSLALVRALAPADPRDPASVLLFLRGDADPLRARRLTPADLKV, from the coding sequence ATGTTCGCCGTCACCTTCTTCGACGGCGAAGGATGGCGCGAGGGCGTCGTCGAGGCCGACGACGACGGACAGATGCTGCTGCGCGAAGTCGCGCTGCCGGCGGACCTGCCGCGCCTCGACGGCGTCATCGTCGGCGGATTCACCGACCACCACGTGCACCTGCAGCTCGTCGACGCCGACCTGCTGGCGGATTCGGTGCTGGGTCGCGTCGTGGATCTGGGCGGGAACGTCGAGGTGCTGGCACAGCTGGCCGTTCACAATTCAGCACGAACGTCGCCGAACAGCATCTCCCCGCCGGGTTCCGCCCGGTTCGGCGAAGTTCTTGCTGAGTTACGCACGCCGCTTGGCCCCACCGTCGAGTTCGCCGGCGCCTTTCTCACCCCGCCGGGCGGATACCCGTCCGACCGCGACTGGGCGCCGAGCGGTTCCTTCCGCGAGATCGCGAGCACCGACGACGCCGCCGCGGCCGTCGCGGAGATGGCGGATGCCGGCGCCACCCGCATCAAGGTCGCGAGCAACAGCGATGCCGGTCCCGTGTTCGACGATGACCTGCTCCGCACGATCATCGAGCTCGCCGCCGCGCGCGACCTCCCCGTCGTCGTGCACGCGCAGGGCCCCGCCGAGGCGCAGCGGGCGGCCCGACTCGGTGCCGCCGCGCTCGCCCACGCCCCTTTCTCCGAGCGGCTCTCCGACGAGGAGATCGCGGTGCAGGCGGCATCCGTCCGCTGGATCTCGACGCTCGCGATCCACGACGACCCCGAGCGGGCGACGGCGATCGACAACGTCCGACGCTTCCACGCCGCGGGCGGAACCGTGCTCTACGGTACCGACATGGGCAACGGTCCGACGCCCGTCGACCTGCATCCCGGCGAGGTCGCCGCACTCCGGGAGGCGGGCATCGACAGCCTCGCCCTCGTCCGCGCGCTCGCTCCGGCCGACCCGCGCGACCCGGCATCCGTCCTCCTCTTCCTCCGCGGCGACGCGGACCCGCTCCGCGCCCGCCGCCTCACCCCCGCCGATCTGAAGGTGTGA
- a CDS encoding extracellular solute-binding protein, translating into MQKNRALTLGAIAVSAALLAGCSTGSGGSGGSDGSGEGTVKLVAWPGPEGDAMAEVVDAYNAGQGKEDGVEVEVTLLSRQDTFSKETALMASKSSDVDIYWTASYNVGQFAPSLEPLTDIDTSAYFPVAAEGLTYEGELYALPLDVSNHFLLYRKDLIDALLSNPAAQAEYEKISETVLGEARAPKDPSEWDLDDFKVAAAYFSQSTNPDSPTEYGTILQAKNLLYNTMIWNDVLWGYGGNWEEDGKAALTSDAAKKAVQLYADIYENKWTSPDSAQAEFPETQAALQSGDTAFAIQWSAAFAALNDPEQSPDVAGKIAIAPVPGGQTHVHALAVSLNKYSENKDAAKKFLSFLATTDAMTQYAEAGGIPAMPEVLEAKADINPAFAQVSDSISEYGFSEPVFPQTFQAYSKLAEDLSGAWVGQSDVDEALETANANLQELLDR; encoded by the coding sequence ATGCAGAAGAACCGAGCACTGACGCTGGGCGCAATCGCTGTGTCCGCAGCGCTGCTGGCCGGCTGCTCGACGGGATCGGGCGGCTCCGGCGGCTCCGACGGCTCGGGCGAGGGCACCGTGAAGCTCGTCGCCTGGCCGGGCCCGGAGGGCGATGCGATGGCTGAGGTCGTCGACGCCTACAACGCCGGGCAGGGCAAGGAGGACGGCGTCGAGGTCGAGGTGACCCTGCTCTCACGGCAGGACACGTTCTCGAAGGAGACGGCGCTCATGGCATCGAAGTCCTCCGACGTCGACATCTACTGGACGGCGTCGTACAACGTCGGGCAGTTCGCTCCGTCGCTCGAACCCCTCACCGACATCGACACGTCCGCATACTTCCCGGTCGCCGCCGAGGGGCTCACGTACGAGGGCGAGCTCTATGCCCTTCCGCTCGACGTGAGCAATCACTTCCTCCTCTACCGGAAGGACCTCATCGACGCGCTGCTCAGCAACCCGGCCGCGCAGGCCGAGTACGAGAAGATCAGCGAGACGGTGCTCGGCGAGGCGCGCGCCCCGAAGGACCCGAGCGAGTGGGACCTCGACGACTTCAAGGTCGCCGCCGCCTACTTCTCGCAGAGCACGAACCCCGATTCGCCCACCGAGTACGGCACGATCCTGCAGGCCAAGAACCTGCTGTACAACACGATGATCTGGAACGACGTGCTGTGGGGCTACGGCGGCAACTGGGAAGAGGACGGCAAGGCCGCCCTCACGAGCGACGCCGCGAAGAAGGCCGTCCAGCTCTACGCAGACATCTATGAGAACAAGTGGACGTCGCCGGACAGCGCGCAGGCCGAGTTCCCGGAGACCCAGGCGGCCCTGCAGTCGGGTGACACCGCTTTCGCGATCCAGTGGTCTGCGGCGTTCGCGGCACTCAACGACCCGGAGCAGTCGCCCGACGTCGCCGGCAAGATCGCCATCGCTCCCGTGCCGGGAGGGCAGACGCACGTGCACGCGCTCGCCGTCTCGCTGAACAAGTACAGCGAGAACAAGGATGCTGCGAAGAAGTTCCTCTCGTTCCTCGCCACCACCGATGCGATGACGCAGTACGCCGAGGCGGGCGGGATCCCGGCGATGCCCGAGGTGCTCGAGGCCAAGGCCGACATCAACCCCGCGTTCGCGCAGGTCTCCGACAGCATCTCGGAGTACGGCTTCTCGGAGCCGGTGTTCCCGCAGACCTTCCAGGCCTACAGCAAGCTGGCCGAGGATCTGAGCGGAGCGTGGGTCGGTCAGTCCGACGTCGATGAGGCGCTCGAGACCGCGAACGCCAACCTGCAGGAGCTGCTGGACCGCTAG
- a CDS encoding sugar ABC transporter permease encodes MPHTVERAKTIAAERHKRTFAATVLSLPLILFAAVFVLYPLASGALTAFQSSTLLDQSNELNGIDNFVSLFRSDGFAKAAGFTVGFSAIVVALEMVLGFALALVMNRAFPGKKLFFTLLLLPIMIAPALLGVMFRLLLNGDIGALPTLLESVGLSVSLFSPDSVVPLLVVLDVLQWTPFTFLIIYAGLQSLPKELLEASAMDGAGYFRSLFSVVVPVLKPVLFAAFFLRAIDAIRTFDVIYVLTAGGPGTTTTTLSIFIYKTAFEAGDFGKAAAAALVVLLCLIPFVPFIVRRISSTGMEARR; translated from the coding sequence ATGCCCCACACCGTCGAACGCGCCAAGACCATCGCCGCGGAGAGACACAAGAGGACGTTCGCGGCGACCGTTCTCAGCCTTCCCCTGATCCTCTTCGCGGCCGTCTTCGTGCTCTACCCGCTCGCATCGGGCGCGCTGACCGCGTTCCAGAGCAGCACTCTGCTCGACCAGTCCAACGAGCTGAACGGCATCGACAACTTCGTGTCGCTGTTCCGCAGCGACGGCTTCGCCAAGGCGGCCGGTTTCACGGTCGGCTTCTCCGCGATCGTCGTCGCCCTCGAGATGGTCCTCGGCTTCGCGCTCGCCCTGGTCATGAACCGCGCGTTCCCCGGCAAGAAGCTCTTCTTCACGTTGCTGCTGCTGCCGATCATGATCGCGCCCGCCCTGCTCGGTGTGATGTTCCGGCTTCTGCTCAACGGCGACATCGGTGCCCTGCCCACGCTGCTGGAGAGCGTCGGCCTGAGCGTGTCGCTGTTCTCGCCGGACTCGGTCGTCCCGCTGCTGGTCGTGCTCGACGTTCTCCAGTGGACGCCCTTCACGTTCCTGATCATCTACGCAGGACTCCAGTCCCTGCCCAAGGAGCTGCTCGAGGCGTCGGCGATGGACGGAGCCGGGTACTTCCGCTCCCTGTTCTCGGTCGTCGTCCCGGTGCTCAAGCCCGTGCTGTTCGCCGCGTTCTTCCTGCGCGCGATCGATGCGATCCGCACGTTCGACGTGATCTATGTGCTCACGGCGGGTGGTCCGGGCACGACGACCACCACTCTCAGCATCTTCATCTACAAGACCGCCTTCGAGGCCGGTGACTTCGGGAAGGCCGCCGCCGCGGCACTGGTCGTGCTGCTCTGCCTGATCCCGTTCGTGCCGTTCATCGTGCGACGCATCTCCTCGACCGGAATGGAGGCCAGGCGATGA
- a CDS encoding amidase yields MIDVTEATIADLRRALDSGATTAVELVDAYLARIAAYDGTETATALNAVVVANPAARDEAAASDARRARGETRGPLDGIPYTAKDSYLVEGLTAAAGSPAFADLVAQRDAFTIERLRAGGAICLGLTNMPPMANGGMQRGVYGRAESPYNGDFLTAPFASGSSNGSGTATAASFAAFGLGEETWSSGRGPATNNALCAYTPSRGVISTRGNWPLVPTMDVVVPHARTMADLLEVLDVIVADDAETRGDFWRAQPWVELPAASAVRPPSYPALAEGASLDGIRIGIPTMYINADPDAGTADIPGIGGPTGQRIETRDSVIAQWESARRDLEAAGATVVEVDFPVVSNYEGDRPGAPTLATRGLVSPEYLHREIVDLSAWSWEDFLQANGDPALHTLADVDGATISPHPEGALPDRYTGFDDDIAEYPDWVRHNPGARFEDMPELAEGLRGLEETRRLDLEAWMDGLGLDAVVFPAVADVGPADMDVNPASADLGWRNGTWIANGNLAVRHLGIPTVTVPMGLMADIGMPIGLTFAGRAYDDTRLLRLAAAFEASGAPGTRRTPPPRTPRL; encoded by the coding sequence ATGATCGACGTCACCGAAGCCACGATCGCCGACCTCCGCCGTGCACTCGACTCCGGCGCGACCACCGCGGTCGAGCTCGTCGACGCGTACCTCGCGCGCATCGCCGCGTACGACGGGACGGAGACCGCCACCGCCCTCAACGCGGTCGTGGTCGCGAACCCCGCGGCGCGCGACGAGGCCGCGGCATCCGACGCCCGCCGAGCCCGCGGCGAGACGCGCGGCCCGCTCGACGGCATCCCCTACACGGCGAAGGACAGCTATCTCGTCGAGGGCCTCACCGCAGCGGCCGGCAGCCCGGCGTTCGCGGATCTCGTGGCCCAGCGCGACGCCTTCACGATCGAGCGCCTGCGCGCGGGCGGCGCGATCTGCCTCGGGCTGACGAACATGCCCCCGATGGCCAACGGCGGGATGCAGCGCGGCGTCTACGGCCGGGCCGAGAGCCCGTACAACGGCGACTTCCTCACCGCGCCGTTCGCCTCCGGCTCGTCGAACGGATCGGGCACAGCGACCGCTGCGAGCTTCGCCGCCTTCGGCCTCGGGGAGGAGACCTGGTCGAGCGGCCGGGGACCCGCGACCAACAACGCGCTCTGCGCCTACACGCCCTCGCGCGGCGTGATCTCGACCCGCGGCAACTGGCCGCTCGTCCCCACGATGGACGTCGTCGTCCCGCACGCGCGCACCATGGCCGACCTCCTCGAAGTGCTCGACGTGATCGTCGCCGACGATGCCGAGACCCGGGGCGACTTCTGGCGCGCGCAGCCGTGGGTCGAGCTGCCGGCGGCATCCGCCGTGCGCCCGCCCTCGTACCCGGCGCTGGCCGAAGGCGCCTCGCTCGACGGCATCCGCATCGGGATCCCGACGATGTACATCAACGCCGATCCGGATGCCGGCACCGCCGACATCCCGGGAATCGGCGGACCGACCGGGCAGCGCATCGAGACGCGGGACTCGGTCATCGCGCAGTGGGAGTCCGCCCGCCGAGACCTCGAGGCCGCCGGGGCGACCGTCGTCGAGGTCGACTTCCCGGTCGTGTCGAACTACGAGGGCGACCGACCGGGTGCGCCGACACTCGCGACCCGCGGACTGGTGTCGCCGGAGTACCTGCATAGGGAGATCGTCGATCTGTCGGCCTGGAGCTGGGAGGACTTCCTGCAGGCGAACGGCGACCCCGCGCTGCACACCCTCGCCGACGTCGACGGCGCGACGATCTCGCCACATCCGGAGGGTGCACTCCCCGACCGGTACACCGGTTTCGACGACGACATCGCCGAGTACCCGGACTGGGTGCGCCACAACCCCGGCGCGAGGTTCGAGGACATGCCCGAGCTCGCCGAGGGACTGCGTGGTCTCGAGGAGACCCGTCGCCTCGACCTCGAGGCATGGATGGACGGCCTCGGCCTCGACGCCGTGGTCTTCCCCGCCGTCGCCGATGTCGGCCCGGCGGACATGGACGTCAACCCGGCATCCGCGGATCTCGGCTGGCGCAACGGCACCTGGATCGCCAACGGCAACCTCGCGGTGCGCCACCTCGGCATCCCGACCGTGACGGTGCCGATGGGACTGATGGCCGACATCGGCATGCCGATCGGACTGACCTTTGCCGGGCGGGCCTACGACGACACGCGGCTGCTGCGGCTGGCTGCGGCGTTCGAGGCGAGCGGCGCCCCTGGCACGCGGCGCACGCCGCCCCCGCGGACGCCGCGGCTCTAG
- a CDS encoding GntR family transcriptional regulator, with translation MAHKYEEVAASIRESIAESMAPHDALASERELMAIHGVSRMTVRKAIATLVEEGRVYNVHGSGTYVGSADIFSKTPKLTSFTEDMISRGAVPSSRVLELARIEAPESIAAALGLAPSEETTHIRRLRLADDVPIAIEDVYVPRLVLDLESLNLGASLYEQLRLAGHEVFRAEQEIKAITLTAQESRLLEVAKGEAALSVTRVSSSRRGHLIEFARTIYRADRYTFQLAVTRDDK, from the coding sequence ATGGCGCACAAGTATGAAGAGGTCGCTGCCAGCATCCGGGAGTCGATCGCGGAGTCCATGGCGCCGCACGATGCCCTGGCCTCCGAGCGTGAGCTCATGGCGATCCACGGGGTCAGTCGGATGACGGTGCGCAAGGCCATCGCGACGCTCGTCGAGGAGGGGCGGGTCTACAACGTCCACGGTTCGGGCACGTATGTCGGATCGGCCGACATCTTCTCCAAGACGCCGAAGCTGACCTCCTTCACAGAGGACATGATCAGCCGCGGAGCGGTCCCGTCATCCCGGGTTCTCGAGCTGGCCCGCATCGAAGCGCCCGAGAGCATCGCCGCCGCGCTCGGGCTCGCCCCGTCGGAGGAGACGACGCACATCCGGCGCCTCCGACTCGCCGACGATGTGCCGATCGCGATCGAGGACGTCTACGTTCCGCGGCTGGTGCTCGATCTCGAGTCGCTGAACCTCGGCGCCTCGCTGTACGAGCAGCTGCGCCTCGCCGGACACGAGGTGTTCCGTGCCGAGCAGGAGATCAAGGCGATCACGCTGACGGCGCAGGAGAGCCGGCTCTTGGAAGTCGCGAAGGGCGAGGCGGCGCTGTCGGTCACCCGGGTCAGCTCCTCTCGCCGTGGTCATCTGATCGAGTTCGCCCGCACCATCTACCGCGCCGATCGCTACACGTTCCAGCTCGCCGTCACCCGGGACGACAAATGA
- a CDS encoding N-acetylmannosamine-6-phosphate 2-epimerase — protein MLHSLRGGLIVSCQAYPGEPLRNAEAMARIAQSAVLGGAVAIRAQGIQDIRAIAQSVTVPQIGLWKVGADGVFITPTLDHALAVADAGADIVAIDGTRRERPDGLTLAETVRQIRDRTGLLVMADAGSVDDAVAAEDAGADIVGTTLSGYTGERARTAGPDLELVHLLASRLSVPVFAEGRIHTPAEARAALDAGAYSVVVGTAITHPTSITSWFVRALTDEPAPAQGGVDRVGI, from the coding sequence ATGCTCCACAGCCTCCGCGGCGGCCTCATCGTCTCGTGTCAGGCGTATCCCGGCGAACCGCTCCGGAACGCCGAGGCCATGGCGCGCATCGCGCAGTCGGCCGTGCTCGGGGGCGCCGTCGCGATCCGGGCGCAGGGGATCCAGGACATCCGCGCCATCGCGCAGAGCGTGACGGTGCCGCAGATCGGACTGTGGAAGGTGGGCGCGGACGGCGTCTTCATCACCCCGACGCTGGATCACGCGCTGGCGGTGGCTGATGCCGGTGCCGACATCGTCGCGATCGACGGCACCCGCCGCGAGCGTCCTGACGGCCTGACGCTCGCGGAGACGGTCCGGCAGATCAGGGACCGCACCGGGCTCCTGGTGATGGCGGATGCCGGCAGCGTCGACGACGCGGTGGCCGCCGAAGACGCCGGGGCCGACATCGTCGGCACGACCCTCTCCGGGTACACGGGGGAGCGTGCACGCACGGCGGGGCCGGACCTCGAGCTCGTCCATCTGCTCGCATCCCGCCTTTCCGTCCCGGTGTTCGCGGAGGGGCGCATCCACACCCCCGCCGAAGCTCGCGCCGCTCTGGATGCCGGTGCGTACTCCGTCGTCGTCGGCACCGCCATCACGCATCCGACGTCGATCACCTCGTGGTTCGTCCGCGCGCTGACCGACGAGCCGGCCCCCGCCCAGGGCGGCGTCGACCGGGTCGGCATCTGA
- a CDS encoding carbohydrate ABC transporter permease, which translates to MSTTTVRPSTASIRPRATRKPAASGRKWLFTALAGVVALIVNVPLLNAALVSFKPDGEIAKNPLAPPASPTLDHYANVLYASGYDFPRFFLNSALIAIGTVLVVLVIAIPATYAIVRLGFGGRWIISSASGLRLLPAIFFVVPFFILFSTLGLQDTIQGLIAANAFLNLPLAIILLSSALGDIPQEIEEAAAVDGASIYRTLGSIVLPLLAPTVVAVAVLVFIFSWNDYLFALVLSTSNATPVTLGAANFITSTGIRWGDISAASVLSTLPPLLFAVFAQRYLVSGLSSGAVKG; encoded by the coding sequence ATGAGCACGACGACCGTCCGACCCTCGACAGCGTCCATCCGCCCGCGTGCGACACGGAAGCCCGCGGCATCCGGAAGGAAGTGGCTGTTCACCGCGCTCGCCGGAGTCGTCGCCCTGATCGTGAACGTGCCGCTGCTGAACGCGGCGCTGGTCAGCTTCAAGCCCGACGGCGAGATCGCGAAGAACCCCCTGGCGCCGCCGGCATCCCCCACTCTCGATCACTACGCGAACGTGCTCTACGCCTCGGGATACGACTTCCCGCGCTTCTTCCTGAATTCGGCGCTGATCGCGATCGGCACCGTCCTCGTCGTCCTGGTCATCGCGATCCCCGCGACGTACGCGATCGTGCGGCTCGGCTTCGGCGGACGGTGGATCATCAGCAGCGCATCCGGGCTGCGCCTGCTTCCCGCGATCTTCTTCGTGGTGCCGTTCTTCATCCTGTTCTCGACGCTGGGTCTGCAGGACACCATCCAGGGGCTGATCGCCGCGAACGCGTTCCTCAACCTCCCGCTCGCGATCATCCTGCTGTCGTCCGCCCTCGGAGACATCCCGCAGGAGATCGAGGAGGCGGCAGCGGTCGACGGCGCGAGCATCTACCGCACGCTGGGCTCGATCGTCCTGCCGCTGCTCGCTCCCACCGTGGTGGCGGTCGCCGTGCTCGTGTTCATCTTCAGCTGGAACGACTACCTCTTCGCACTGGTGCTGTCGACGTCGAACGCCACTCCGGTGACGCTCGGTGCGGCGAACTTCATCACCAGCACCGGCATCCGCTGGGGAGACATCTCCGCAGCCTCCGTGCTGTCGACGCTGCCGCCGCTGCTCTTCGCGGTGTTCGCCCAGCGATACCTTGTCAGTGGCCTGTCATCGGGGGCGGTCAAGGGATGA
- a CDS encoding aminotransferase class V-fold PLP-dependent enzyme, whose translation MTDLLDTARALDAADPLGAHRDAFLDAPGVTAYLDGNSLGRPLRDIPEKLATFVREDWGTRLIRSWDEQWMALPMELGDRIGRVALGAAAGQTVVADSTSVLIYKLMRAALRHAQGSTDGRQGTNGAPARTELVIEAGNFPTDRFLAEGVAAEAGMTLRWLDPDPVRGVTVADVHHAVSERTALVSLSHVDYRSGALADMEAITAAVHESGALMMWDLCHSAGVVPMQLDAWGVDMAVGCTYKYLNGGPGSPAFAYLRHDLQGVLRQPIQGWWSAADIFAMGPEYAPAGDIRQLLSGTPPVTSMLAMQGMLDLIEQATIAEVRAKSTSLTELAVQAYDEVLAPLDVRLLSPRDPQLRGGHVTIGHPDFREVTRRLWEDGIIPDFRFPDGIRLGLSPLSTSHVETVTGILAVRDALKSDGR comes from the coding sequence ATGACCGACCTCCTCGACACCGCCCGCGCCCTCGATGCCGCCGACCCGCTCGGTGCGCACCGCGACGCGTTCCTCGACGCCCCCGGCGTCACGGCGTACCTCGACGGCAACTCGCTCGGCCGCCCGCTGCGCGACATCCCCGAGAAGCTCGCGACCTTCGTGCGCGAGGACTGGGGCACGCGACTGATCCGCTCGTGGGACGAGCAGTGGATGGCCCTGCCGATGGAGCTCGGCGACCGCATCGGCCGCGTCGCCCTGGGCGCCGCGGCCGGACAGACCGTCGTCGCCGACTCGACCAGCGTGCTCATCTACAAGCTCATGCGCGCCGCCCTTCGACACGCTCAGGGATCGACGGATGGGCGTCAGGGCACGAACGGCGCGCCTGCGCGGACCGAGCTCGTCATCGAGGCGGGCAACTTCCCGACCGACCGCTTCCTCGCCGAAGGCGTGGCAGCCGAGGCCGGCATGACGCTGCGCTGGCTCGACCCCGACCCGGTGCGGGGCGTGACCGTGGCCGACGTGCACCACGCGGTGTCGGAGCGCACCGCGCTCGTTTCGCTCAGCCACGTGGACTACCGTTCGGGCGCCCTCGCCGACATGGAGGCGATCACGGCGGCCGTGCACGAGTCGGGCGCGCTGATGATGTGGGACCTGTGCCATTCCGCCGGTGTCGTCCCGATGCAGCTCGACGCCTGGGGGGTCGACATGGCCGTGGGGTGCACGTACAAGTACCTCAACGGCGGACCCGGCTCCCCCGCGTTCGCGTACCTCCGCCACGACCTGCAGGGCGTGCTGCGCCAGCCCATCCAGGGGTGGTGGAGTGCGGCCGACATCTTCGCGATGGGTCCCGAGTACGCCCCGGCAGGCGACATCCGGCAGCTGCTCAGCGGCACTCCGCCGGTGACGTCCATGCTCGCGATGCAGGGGATGCTCGACCTCATCGAGCAGGCGACGATCGCTGAGGTGCGCGCGAAGTCGACATCGCTGACCGAGCTCGCGGTGCAGGCCTACGACGAGGTCCTCGCCCCCCTCGACGTGCGCCTGCTCAGCCCGCGCGATCCGCAGCTCCGCGGCGGCCACGTGACGATCGGCCACCCCGACTTCCGCGAGGTCACCCGGCGCCTGTGGGAGGACGGGATCATCCCCGACTTCCGCTTCCCCGACGGCATCCGCCTCGGGCTCTCGCCGCTGAGCACGTCGCACGTCGAGACGGTGACGGGCATCCTCGCGGTGCGCGACGCTCTGAAGTCCGATGGACGCTGA
- a CDS encoding BadF/BadG/BcrA/BcrD ATPase family protein → MVAVAVDIGQTQARIRVLSAAAPELQVSGFSYGANLLAVIPEIVAQAAKQLQLATIDAIGVGSTGLYGSVPAIDALAEDLHRRYGVKRVVVADDAVTAYLGAVGAAPGVVVAAGTGMVGLGHGPKGTARVDGVGGMIGDDGAGWWIGRRGLIAAISAADGRPHASDDLLDRLEARFGPVADFAATVAADSSPVAVVASFAKDVADAARAGDAVAARIWTEAGTHIGGVVVAAAERSGLADGFRWALIGRLGAASDLLEGGWAQILGERFPGATRVAPRGEPLDGVAQLLDLGPADFGPLVREVRIR, encoded by the coding sequence ATGGTCGCAGTCGCGGTGGACATCGGTCAGACGCAGGCGCGCATCCGCGTGCTGTCGGCGGCGGCACCCGAGCTGCAGGTCTCGGGATTCTCGTACGGCGCGAACCTGCTCGCGGTGATCCCCGAGATCGTCGCCCAGGCGGCGAAGCAGCTGCAGCTCGCGACCATCGACGCGATCGGCGTCGGGAGCACCGGACTGTACGGCAGCGTCCCGGCCATCGACGCGTTGGCCGAGGATCTGCATCGTCGGTACGGCGTGAAGCGGGTCGTGGTCGCCGACGACGCCGTCACCGCGTATCTCGGCGCCGTGGGCGCCGCTCCGGGGGTGGTCGTGGCCGCGGGCACCGGGATGGTCGGGCTCGGGCACGGCCCGAAGGGAACGGCGCGGGTCGACGGTGTGGGAGGGATGATCGGCGACGACGGCGCGGGCTGGTGGATCGGGCGACGCGGCCTGATCGCCGCGATCAGCGCCGCCGATGGTCGCCCGCACGCGTCCGACGATCTCCTGGATCGGCTGGAGGCGCGTTTCGGTCCTGTGGCGGACTTCGCCGCGACGGTCGCGGCGGACTCCTCGCCGGTCGCCGTCGTCGCGTCGTTCGCCAAGGATGTGGCGGATGCGGCGCGCGCCGGCGATGCAGTGGCGGCGCGTATCTGGACGGAAGCGGGGACGCACATCGGGGGCGTCGTCGTCGCCGCGGCCGAGCGCTCCGGTCTCGCCGACGGGTTCCGGTGGGCCCTCATCGGACGGCTGGGCGCCGCAAGCGATCTGCTCGAGGGCGGGTGGGCACAGATCCTCGGCGAGCGGTTCCCCGGCGCCACTCGGGTCGCGCCCCGCGGAGAGCCGCTGGATGGCGTGGCACAGCTGCTCGACCTCGGTCCGGCGGACTTCGGTCCGCTCGTGCGCGAGGTCCGCATCCGCTGA
- a CDS encoding tryptophan 2,3-dioxygenase family protein — translation MSTENERTLESGIVTDLSGKMTYGSYLGLDQLLTAQHPVSAPQHHDEMLFIIQHQTTELWLKQLLHELSSARELLASDDLREALKRVARVKRIQDVMTQQWAILATLTPTEYAQFRGALGNSSGFQSVQYRAVEFALGNKNEKMLQVFADHPANLALLTAEWEKPTLYDEFLRYASRRGLPVPASILERDVREPYRETPELVPAIREIYQNHQQNWDLYEACEDLVDLEDNFQFWRFRHLKTVARTIGMKVGTGGSSGVEFLQRALDLTFFPELYTVRTEIGG, via the coding sequence ATGAGCACCGAGAACGAGCGCACCCTGGAGTCCGGCATCGTCACCGACCTGTCGGGAAAGATGACCTACGGGTCGTACCTCGGGCTCGATCAGCTGCTCACGGCGCAGCATCCGGTCAGCGCCCCGCAGCACCACGACGAGATGCTGTTCATCATCCAGCACCAGACCACGGAGCTCTGGCTCAAGCAGCTGCTGCACGAGCTCTCCTCGGCCCGTGAACTGCTCGCGAGCGACGACCTCCGCGAGGCGCTGAAGCGGGTCGCGCGCGTGAAGAGGATCCAGGACGTCATGACGCAGCAGTGGGCGATCCTGGCGACGCTCACGCCGACCGAGTACGCGCAGTTCCGCGGGGCGCTGGGCAACTCGTCCGGCTTCCAGTCGGTGCAGTACCGCGCGGTGGAGTTCGCCCTCGGCAACAAGAACGAGAAGATGCTGCAGGTCTTCGCCGATCATCCCGCCAATCTCGCGCTGCTGACGGCCGAGTGGGAGAAGCCGACCCTGTACGACGAGTTCCTCCGCTATGCCTCGCGGCGTGGACTGCCCGTGCCCGCCTCGATCCTCGAGCGCGATGTCCGCGAGCCCTACCGCGAGACCCCGGAGCTCGTGCCGGCCATCCGCGAGATCTACCAGAACCACCAGCAGAACTGGGATCTTTACGAGGCGTGCGAAGACCTCGTCGACCTCGAGGACAACTTCCAGTTCTGGCGCTTCCGCCACCTCAAGACCGTCGCCCGGACGATCGGCATGAAGGTCGGCACCGGCGGATCGAGCGGGGTGGAATTCCTGCAGCGCGCACTGGATCTCACGTTCTTCCCCGAGCTGTACACCGTGCGCACCGAGATCGGCGGCTGA